One segment of Phaeacidiphilus oryzae TH49 DNA contains the following:
- a CDS encoding ABC transporter permease, translating to MNPTAPAAATAPGQTGRRLEHQIFRSQRSGLPHLPTYLRQLWQRRQFVLEMARSTLRAQNYATFFGQLWLVISPLLLGFVYFMLGDVLGNAAKHQQYYFVTLLSGLFLFNFFSGCLTQGAGSVIGSSRLIMNSHFPRLLLPITQFVIAFMRFLPSLLVFVVVHWLQHVPWSVNAVWALPAFLCVALFGAGLGFLFATVQVYFRDFSNFLPYLMRIWLFLSPVMYSLEQGLHKGRTEALIIGANPISPMLGVWGDALVRNKPANLHWLLAGGCWALGAFVVGTFAFMWKEREFSVRL from the coding sequence ATGAATCCGACCGCTCCGGCCGCCGCTACCGCGCCGGGCCAGACCGGCCGTCGCCTCGAGCACCAGATCTTTCGCTCCCAGCGCTCGGGACTTCCCCACCTGCCCACGTACCTGCGGCAGTTGTGGCAGCGGCGGCAGTTCGTCCTGGAGATGGCCAGGTCCACCCTCCGGGCCCAGAACTACGCAACCTTCTTCGGGCAGCTCTGGCTGGTGATCAGCCCACTGCTGCTCGGCTTCGTCTACTTCATGCTCGGGGACGTCCTGGGCAACGCGGCCAAGCATCAGCAGTACTACTTTGTGACGCTGCTGTCCGGCCTGTTCCTGTTCAACTTCTTCTCCGGCTGCCTGACCCAGGGGGCCGGTTCGGTGATCGGCAGCAGCAGGCTGATCATGAACAGCCACTTCCCCCGGCTACTGCTGCCGATCACCCAGTTCGTCATCGCGTTCATGCGCTTCCTGCCCTCACTGCTGGTCTTCGTGGTGGTGCACTGGCTGCAGCATGTGCCGTGGTCGGTGAACGCGGTGTGGGCGCTGCCGGCCTTCCTCTGCGTGGCCCTTTTCGGGGCCGGGCTCGGATTCCTCTTCGCGACGGTGCAGGTCTATTTCCGGGACTTCTCGAATTTCCTGCCCTACCTGATGCGGATCTGGCTTTTCCTCTCCCCGGTGATGTACTCGCTGGAGCAGGGGCTGCACAAGGGGCGGACGGAGGCGCTGATCATCGGCGCCAACCCGATCTCCCCGATGCTCGGCGTCTGGGGGGACGCCCTGGTCCGGAACAAGCCCGCCAACCTCCACTGGCTGCTCGCCGGTGGCTGCTGGGCGCTCGGCGCCTTCGTGGTCGGCACATTCGCGTTCATGTGGAAGGAGCGTGAGTTCTCTGTCCGCCTCTGA
- a CDS encoding glycosyltransferase — MSAPRVAMLVANGVAGDSRVQKAAWSMAEAGWDVVLVGRAAGDRREEYALGRARVLLVPLEDELSGYQKVRPRRSEAVRRRAAYRAARARTARWDAADSGGPAVRAAAAARGRLERWPAGDALVGRLGSGRVGGPAALAAGAVRGLADRNGGWRSFNPWFRDLELAFAPVLAELRPDLIHAHDFHMVGIGARAAGRLGVPWVYDAHEYLAGIDVPGRWYRRSELRGLLRRRMLVGVEREYIGRADAVVTVSRGIAERLRADHGLAAEPLVIANAPMRHGGAEAAPQQESTAGEGAAGAAVSLREAVGLGPETPLLVYSGGMAPRRGVASVVEGLARLERAHLALVAREDDPDVPALLTLAERLGVAGRVHTAPYVSPDRVVEYIASADAGLIPILHRPNHELSLITKYLEYLHAGLPIVCSDVRTMARTTEELGVGEVYPAGDPAGFAEAAGRVLDGIERYRAQYLPGRPGAAAAEEYRWSRQAEALDALYARLLGRRPELTDGEQGLPAGGLTLCPVGSAG, encoded by the coding sequence ATGAGCGCGCCGCGGGTGGCGATGCTGGTGGCGAACGGGGTCGCGGGGGACTCCCGGGTGCAGAAGGCCGCCTGGTCGATGGCGGAGGCCGGCTGGGACGTGGTGCTGGTCGGACGGGCCGCCGGCGACCGGCGCGAGGAGTACGCGCTGGGGCGCGCGAGGGTGCTGCTGGTGCCGCTCGAGGACGAGCTGTCGGGCTATCAGAAGGTGCGCCCCAGGCGGTCGGAGGCGGTGCGGAGGCGGGCGGCCTACCGCGCGGCCCGGGCGCGTACCGCGCGCTGGGACGCGGCGGACAGCGGCGGTCCCGCGGTGCGGGCGGCGGCCGCGGCGCGCGGGCGGCTGGAGCGCTGGCCGGCCGGCGACGCGTTGGTCGGGCGGTTGGGCAGCGGGCGGGTCGGCGGTCCGGCGGCGCTTGCGGCGGGCGCGGTCCGCGGGCTGGCGGACCGGAACGGCGGCTGGCGGTCGTTCAATCCCTGGTTCCGGGACTTGGAGCTGGCCTTCGCGCCGGTGCTCGCGGAGCTGAGGCCGGATCTGATCCACGCCCACGACTTCCACATGGTGGGGATCGGGGCGCGGGCCGCCGGGCGGCTCGGCGTGCCCTGGGTGTACGACGCCCATGAGTACCTGGCCGGGATCGACGTGCCGGGCCGGTGGTACCGGCGGAGCGAGCTTCGCGGGCTGCTGCGGCGGCGGATGCTGGTGGGCGTCGAGCGGGAGTACATCGGCCGGGCGGACGCCGTGGTGACGGTCTCCCGGGGGATCGCCGAGCGGCTGCGCGCGGACCACGGGCTGGCGGCGGAGCCGCTGGTGATCGCCAACGCGCCGATGCGGCACGGCGGCGCGGAGGCGGCGCCGCAGCAGGAGAGCACGGCCGGAGAGGGCGCCGCCGGGGCGGCGGTCTCGCTGCGCGAGGCCGTCGGCCTGGGGCCGGAGACCCCGCTTCTGGTCTACAGCGGGGGGATGGCGCCCCGGCGCGGGGTCGCCTCGGTGGTCGAGGGCCTGGCCCGGCTGGAGCGGGCCCACCTCGCCCTGGTGGCGCGGGAGGACGACCCGGACGTGCCCGCGCTGCTGACGCTGGCGGAACGGCTCGGGGTGGCCGGGCGGGTCCATACGGCGCCGTACGTCTCGCCCGATCGGGTGGTGGAGTACATCGCCTCCGCGGACGCCGGGCTGATCCCGATCCTTCACCGGCCCAACCACGAGCTCTCGCTGATCACCAAGTACCTGGAGTACCTCCACGCGGGGCTGCCGATCGTCTGCAGCGACGTCAGGACGATGGCCCGGACCACGGAGGAGCTGGGCGTCGGCGAGGTCTACCCGGCCGGCGATCCGGCCGGGTTCGCCGAGGCGGCCGGCCGGGTGCTGGACGGGATCGAGCGGTACCGGGCGCAGTACCTGCCGGGGCGGCCCGGCGCGGCGGCCGCCGAGGAGTACCGGTGGTCCCGGCAGGCGGAGGCGCTGGACGCCCTCTACGCCCGGCTGCTGGGCCGGCGGCCGGAGCTGACGGACGGTGAGCAGGGGCTGCCCGCGGGCGGGTTGACGCTGTGTCCCGTCGGCTCGGCCGGCTGA
- a CDS encoding glycosyltransferase: MLMLVTTDVAHDARVVREAAALSAAGHRVRVWGKDVPEEWSPSGGAFEVAGVSGGTGLRGGGATPGRSAMPSGGASPGGSAAAGGEGAGEAGRARDGLVWRAARWALLPEHRRRVWAEWSRETEAALSSEGAAYQVVHAHDFNTLPLAARLAERWGARLVYDSHEWWSGRQRHGRPTPRERLRERRVEAQLVRRADAVLTVSQGIAERLGRWTSSPVSVVRNTFPSVPRSGAAEVDTPRGVVYAGRIGGGRDLETVLAGAGGSLTTVLMGPADRAYVTRLGLDRTGARAELRPPLDGDRVDEVLRAYGISVVTLTDTCENHRMALPNKLFHAVRAGVPVVAADLPEIRRVVRGHGIGELYRPADPRSYRAAVERAVERYPELCAGVRDAAAELSWERDAERLVAVYEGLGR; this comes from the coding sequence GTGCTGATGCTGGTGACTACTGATGTGGCGCACGATGCGCGGGTGGTACGGGAGGCCGCTGCGCTGAGCGCCGCCGGCCACCGGGTGCGGGTGTGGGGCAAGGACGTGCCCGAGGAGTGGAGTCCGTCGGGGGGCGCGTTCGAGGTCGCCGGGGTGAGCGGGGGGACCGGGCTACGCGGCGGGGGCGCGACGCCCGGCCGGAGCGCGATGCCCAGCGGGGGCGCGTCGCCCGGCGGGAGCGCGGCGGCCGGAGGAGAGGGCGCGGGCGAGGCCGGTCGCGCCCGCGACGGCCTGGTATGGCGGGCCGCCCGGTGGGCGCTGCTGCCGGAGCACCGGCGCAGGGTGTGGGCGGAGTGGTCGCGGGAGACCGAGGCGGCGCTCTCGTCGGAGGGCGCCGCGTACCAGGTGGTCCACGCACATGACTTCAACACACTGCCGCTGGCGGCCAGGCTGGCCGAGCGGTGGGGGGCGCGGCTGGTGTACGACTCCCACGAGTGGTGGTCAGGGCGGCAGCGGCACGGGCGGCCGACCCCGCGCGAGCGGCTGCGCGAGCGGCGGGTGGAGGCGCAGCTGGTCCGGCGCGCCGACGCGGTGCTGACGGTCAGTCAGGGGATCGCCGAGCGGTTGGGGCGCTGGACGTCGAGCCCGGTGTCGGTGGTGCGCAACACCTTTCCCTCGGTGCCGCGGAGCGGGGCCGCGGAGGTCGACACGCCGAGGGGGGTGGTGTACGCCGGGCGGATCGGGGGCGGCCGGGATCTGGAGACCGTGCTGGCCGGCGCCGGCGGTTCGCTGACCACTGTGCTGATGGGGCCGGCGGACCGGGCGTACGTGACCCGGCTGGGGCTGGACCGGACGGGGGCGCGGGCCGAGCTGCGCCCGCCGCTGGACGGGGACCGGGTGGACGAGGTGCTGCGGGCCTACGGGATCTCGGTGGTGACCCTCACGGACACCTGCGAGAACCATCGGATGGCGCTGCCCAACAAGCTCTTCCACGCCGTGCGGGCGGGGGTGCCGGTGGTCGCGGCGGACCTGCCGGAGATCCGTCGGGTGGTGCGCGGGCACGGCATCGGGGAGTTGTACCGGCCGGCCGACCCCCGCTCCTACCGGGCCGCGGTGGAGCGCGCGGTGGAGCGCTATCCGGAGCTGTGCGCGGGGGTGCGGGACGCGGCGGCGGAGCTGAGCTGGGAGCGGGACGCCGAACGGCTGGTCGCGGTGTACGAGGGGCTGGGCCGATGA
- a CDS encoding LysR family transcriptional regulator: MPSLPSTSELEAFLVSAETLHFGRAAERLRISPSRVSQLIRRMESRVGAPLFQRTTRSVELTPIGARLRTDLTAVHSALLNALDQARSTARGLAGPLRLGYLTHCGDPELARLLARFRTDCPAARLTTTDVTGTGYFDVLRSEQIDVLVGRFTQEIPDDLTPGPVVAEEDWILALAADHPLAAAPGLDVEVLADLGIFGVPRPTGADGDGSGVGSRDGSGDGSGELFNPLYPETTPSGRPIPRRGVARTFAEVLTQVARQENAFPTAVSFPRYYTHPDVVFVPLNGWPPAVRRLVWRSDPAANSAVVEAFTALARQLSAPSRAKEPGPAPYRARTLDEGLPAG, from the coding sequence GTGCCCAGCCTGCCGAGCACCTCCGAGTTGGAGGCCTTTCTGGTCTCCGCGGAAACACTGCACTTCGGCCGCGCCGCCGAACGGCTGCGCATCTCCCCGTCCCGGGTCAGCCAGCTGATCCGCCGCATGGAGTCCAGGGTCGGCGCCCCGCTCTTCCAACGCACCACCCGCAGCGTCGAGTTGACCCCCATCGGCGCCCGCCTCCGCACCGACCTGACCGCCGTCCACAGCGCCCTGCTCAACGCCCTCGACCAGGCCAGGTCCACCGCCCGCGGCCTCGCCGGCCCCCTGCGGCTCGGCTACCTCACCCACTGCGGCGACCCCGAACTCGCCCGTCTGCTGGCCCGGTTCCGCACCGACTGCCCGGCGGCCCGGCTCACCACCACCGACGTCACCGGCACCGGATACTTCGACGTCCTGCGCTCGGAGCAGATAGACGTCCTGGTCGGCCGGTTCACCCAGGAGATCCCCGACGACCTGACGCCCGGCCCGGTGGTCGCCGAGGAGGACTGGATCCTGGCCCTCGCCGCCGACCATCCGCTGGCCGCGGCCCCCGGCCTGGACGTCGAGGTACTCGCCGACCTCGGCATCTTCGGCGTCCCCCGCCCGACCGGAGCCGACGGGGACGGCAGCGGTGTCGGCAGCCGGGACGGCAGCGGCGACGGTAGCGGGGAGCTGTTCAACCCGCTCTACCCGGAGACCACGCCGTCCGGTCGCCCCATCCCCCGCCGCGGCGTGGCCCGGACCTTCGCCGAGGTCCTCACCCAGGTCGCCCGCCAGGAGAACGCCTTCCCGACCGCCGTCTCCTTCCCCCGCTACTACACCCACCCAGACGTGGTCTTCGTCCCCCTAAACGGCTGGCCGCCCGCCGTCCGCCGGCTGGTCTGGCGCTCCGACCCGGCGGCCAACTCGGCGGTGGTGGAGGCCTTCACGGCCCTGGCCCGGCAGCTCTCCGCGCCGAGCCGAGCCAAGGAGCCCGGGCCCGCCCCCTACCGCGCCCGCACCCTCGACGAGGGCCTGCCGGCCGGCTGA
- a CDS encoding methyltransferase domain-containing protein encodes MSDDEAEAGGYLLDNRQREAGERFEALSELFDESTFRHFRRVGIGEGWRCWEVGAGGPSVPAWLGRHVGIGGVVVATDIDVSWTESAVSENVEVRRHDVGVEPPPGRNFDLVHARLVLVHVEQREQALRTMIDALRPGGWLMLEDADPGLQPLICIDEYGPEQELANRLRRGFRELMAGRGADLEYGRTLPRLLREAGLADVHADSYFPITSPACDRLEAATVRHIRGRLVENGLATEEEIDRHLEAVESGRLDLATSPMVTAWGRKPL; translated from the coding sequence ATGAGCGACGACGAGGCGGAGGCCGGCGGATACCTGCTGGACAATCGGCAGCGAGAAGCCGGCGAGCGGTTCGAGGCCCTGTCCGAGCTGTTCGACGAGTCGACCTTCCGGCACTTCCGGCGGGTGGGTATCGGCGAGGGCTGGCGTTGCTGGGAGGTAGGGGCCGGCGGGCCGAGCGTCCCGGCCTGGCTGGGACGCCACGTCGGGATCGGCGGGGTGGTCGTAGCGACTGACATCGACGTTTCCTGGACCGAGTCCGCGGTGAGCGAGAACGTCGAGGTGCGGCGGCATGACGTGGGCGTCGAGCCGCCGCCCGGCCGGAACTTCGACCTGGTGCACGCCCGCCTGGTGCTGGTGCACGTGGAGCAGCGGGAGCAGGCTCTGCGGACCATGATCGACGCCCTGCGGCCCGGCGGATGGCTGATGCTGGAGGACGCCGACCCCGGCCTTCAACCGCTGATCTGCATCGACGAGTACGGGCCCGAACAGGAGCTGGCCAACCGGCTGCGGCGCGGCTTCCGCGAACTGATGGCGGGCCGCGGCGCGGACCTCGAGTACGGCAGGACGCTGCCGCGGCTGCTGCGGGAGGCGGGGCTGGCGGACGTCCACGCCGACTCCTACTTCCCGATCACCTCGCCGGCCTGCGATCGGTTGGAGGCGGCGACGGTCCGTCACATCCGGGGCCGGCTGGTGGAGAACGGGTTGGCGACCGAGGAGGAGATCGACCGGCATCTGGAGGCGGTGGAGTCCGGGCGGCTGGACCTGGCGACCTCCCCGATGGTGACCGCATGGGGCCGCAAGCCGCTCTAG